The following proteins are encoded in a genomic region of Arachis ipaensis cultivar K30076 chromosome B02, Araip1.1, whole genome shotgun sequence:
- the LOC110269220 gene encoding uncharacterized protein LOC110269220, translated as MHAVSTSSHRRPSQHLHRSHSPSEVRGASLEIRTALSVEVSRGNRSHRHHSLPSGSVVLSDLKPLPLSQAPFLIPQSHTYSHYFSPKHNPSLHRAPVGRTVTAWFIVIVLQSSYFMVLEGPSIPPTPILLLIDDKLILLCRIL; from the exons ATGCATGCAGTCTCTACCTCGAGCCATCGCCGCCCGTCGCAACACCTCCATCGAAGTCACTCACCATCGGAAGTTCGTGGAGCCAGCTTGGAGATTCGCACAGCCCTTTCCGTCGAAGTCAGCCGTGGAAATCGCAGCCACCGCCACCACTCCTTGCCGTCGGGCAGTGTCGTCCTGAGTGACCTGAAGCCCTTGCCCCTGTCTCAAGCCCCATTCCTAATTCCTCAGTCTCATACATACTCTCATTATTTCTCCCCAAAACACAACCCTAGCCTCCATCGCGCCCCCGTTGGTCGCACTGTCACCGCTTGGTTCATCGTGATCGTTCTTCAATCCTCTTATTTCATGGTGCTCGAAGGCCCTTCCATTCCCCCAACGCCAATCCTCCTACTGATTGATGATAAATTGATACTG TTATGTAGGATTTTGTGA